One window of Pithys albifrons albifrons isolate INPA30051 chromosome 18, PitAlb_v1, whole genome shotgun sequence genomic DNA carries:
- the LOC139680478 gene encoding DEP domain-containing mTOR-interacting protein-like isoform X2, whose protein sequence is MESLSNSLKKKATEQHYRAEVMIAGEQLRLRLHDGKLIKDRRFHLRTYPNCFVAKELTDWLIDHKEAPDRETGIRLMQKLMDHYIIHHVCDEHSDYKDAKLLYRFRKDDGTFPLSKDVKVFMRGQSLYEKLVSVEESILKVREENSVKYQRTFLGCEMVDWLIQEGEVENRQEAVELGRALLEHGIIQHVSNRHHFFDSDILYQFWINFRRRRRLTELLNENSSRALSESPDSPFCLRKLNPEPGNTSFLSVQTNKEIKIVSAVRRSSITSLSGNSNPYFSSAPTLVFPPVAECNPKSVLKRPVTNEELLSPGAPYVKKTLTIVGDAVGWGFVVRGGRPCHIQAVDPGGPAAAAGMKVCQFVFSVNGVYVLHLDYQTISSLIMTGPRTLVMEVMEAIE, encoded by the exons GCTTCGCCTCCACGATGGGAAGCTCATCAAGGACAGGCGTTTCCACCTCCGGACGTACCCGAACTGCTTCGTGGCGAAGGAACTCACGGACTGGCTGATCGACCACAAGGAGGCGCCGGACAGAGAGACGGGGATCCGCCTCATGCAGAAGCTGATGGACCACTACATCATCCATCATG TGTGTGACGAGCACTCGGACTACAAGGATGCCAAGCTGCTGTACCGCTTCCGCAAGGATGACGGCACCTTCCCCCTCAGCAAGGACGTGAAGGTGTTCATGAGAGGGCAGAGTCTCTATGAGAA gctggtgaGTGTGGAAGAGTCAATTCTGAAGGTGAGAGAGGAGAACTCGGTGAAATACCAGAGGACTTTCCTGGGCTGTGAGATGGTCGACTGGCTCATTCAGGAAGGAGAAGTGGAGAACAGACAGGAAGCAGTGGAGCTGGGACGGGCACTGCTGGAGCATGGGATCATTCAGCATG TCTCCAATCGGCATCACTTCTTTGACAGTGACATCCTGTACCAATTCTGGATCAACTTCCGACGGAGGCGGCGCCTCACAGAGTTGCTCAATGAGAACTCTTCTCGTGCCCTCTCTGAGAGCCCTGACAGCCCCTTCTGCCTCCGCAAGCTCAACCCAGAGCCAGGCAACACCAGCTTCCTCTCTG TCCAGACCAACAAGGAGATCAAAATCGTCTCAGCAGTTCGAAGGAGCAGCATCACCTCCCTCTCTGGAAACTCCAACCCCTACTTCAGTTCTGCTCCTACGTTGGTGTTCCCTCCTGTGGCTGAGTGCAACCCCAAATCAG TGTTAAAGAGACCTGTCACCAATGAAGAGCTCCTGTCCCCCGGGGCCCCATATGTCAAGAAAACGCTGACT ATTGTGGGGGATGCAGTGGGCTGGGGGTTTGTGGTCCGAGGAGGAAGACCTTGCCACATCCAGGCAGTGGACCCTggaggacctgctgctgctgcagggatgaaG GTGTGCCAATTTGTTTTCTCAGTGAATGGTGTGTATGTTTTGCATCTGGACTATCAGACCATCAGCAGCCTCATCATGACAGGACCACGGACTCTTGTGATGGAAGTCATGGAAGCCATTGAATGA
- the LOC139680478 gene encoding DEP domain-containing mTOR-interacting protein-like isoform X1: MIKKYLWGNSVLPTIQALCVYGLCVICERLRLHDGKLIKDRRFHLRTYPNCFVAKELTDWLIDHKEAPDRETGIRLMQKLMDHYIIHHVCDEHSDYKDAKLLYRFRKDDGTFPLSKDVKVFMRGQSLYEKLVSVEESILKVREENSVKYQRTFLGCEMVDWLIQEGEVENRQEAVELGRALLEHGIIQHVSNRHHFFDSDILYQFWINFRRRRRLTELLNENSSRALSESPDSPFCLRKLNPEPGNTSFLSVQTNKEIKIVSAVRRSSITSLSGNSNPYFSSAPTLVFPPVAECNPKSVLKRPVTNEELLSPGAPYVKKTLTIVGDAVGWGFVVRGGRPCHIQAVDPGGPAAAAGMKVCQFVFSVNGVYVLHLDYQTISSLIMTGPRTLVMEVMEAIE, encoded by the exons ATGATAAAAAAGTATCTATGGGGAAATAGTGTCCTCCCAACCATTCAGGCCTTGTGTGTTTATGGTCTTTGTGTTATATGTGAAAG GCTTCGCCTCCACGATGGGAAGCTCATCAAGGACAGGCGTTTCCACCTCCGGACGTACCCGAACTGCTTCGTGGCGAAGGAACTCACGGACTGGCTGATCGACCACAAGGAGGCGCCGGACAGAGAGACGGGGATCCGCCTCATGCAGAAGCTGATGGACCACTACATCATCCATCATG TGTGTGACGAGCACTCGGACTACAAGGATGCCAAGCTGCTGTACCGCTTCCGCAAGGATGACGGCACCTTCCCCCTCAGCAAGGACGTGAAGGTGTTCATGAGAGGGCAGAGTCTCTATGAGAA gctggtgaGTGTGGAAGAGTCAATTCTGAAGGTGAGAGAGGAGAACTCGGTGAAATACCAGAGGACTTTCCTGGGCTGTGAGATGGTCGACTGGCTCATTCAGGAAGGAGAAGTGGAGAACAGACAGGAAGCAGTGGAGCTGGGACGGGCACTGCTGGAGCATGGGATCATTCAGCATG TCTCCAATCGGCATCACTTCTTTGACAGTGACATCCTGTACCAATTCTGGATCAACTTCCGACGGAGGCGGCGCCTCACAGAGTTGCTCAATGAGAACTCTTCTCGTGCCCTCTCTGAGAGCCCTGACAGCCCCTTCTGCCTCCGCAAGCTCAACCCAGAGCCAGGCAACACCAGCTTCCTCTCTG TCCAGACCAACAAGGAGATCAAAATCGTCTCAGCAGTTCGAAGGAGCAGCATCACCTCCCTCTCTGGAAACTCCAACCCCTACTTCAGTTCTGCTCCTACGTTGGTGTTCCCTCCTGTGGCTGAGTGCAACCCCAAATCAG TGTTAAAGAGACCTGTCACCAATGAAGAGCTCCTGTCCCCCGGGGCCCCATATGTCAAGAAAACGCTGACT ATTGTGGGGGATGCAGTGGGCTGGGGGTTTGTGGTCCGAGGAGGAAGACCTTGCCACATCCAGGCAGTGGACCCTggaggacctgctgctgctgcagggatgaaG GTGTGCCAATTTGTTTTCTCAGTGAATGGTGTGTATGTTTTGCATCTGGACTATCAGACCATCAGCAGCCTCATCATGACAGGACCACGGACTCTTGTGATGGAAGTCATGGAAGCCATTGAATGA